Proteins from a single region of Hordeum vulgare subsp. vulgare chromosome 6H, MorexV3_pseudomolecules_assembly, whole genome shotgun sequence:
- the LOC123402122 gene encoding exopolygalacturonase-like gives MGPASPSTSPQLTTPDQTRSTNKMAMAMAGRSSSTAVAVAVAVYAVALLVSTAWAAATPAKPAAGGAPSMPAGPLDIVLLGAKGDGKTDATQTIMKAWKNACAATGTQKIIIPAGNFLVGALELSGPCTSSIIIRLDGNLLGTGDLNAYKKNWIEVMHVDNFSINGHGTIDGQGPLVWEKNQCNKNYNCKILPNSLVLDYVNNATIRGITLKNAKFFHLNLFNCKTVLVENVQITAPGDSPNTDGIHMGDSEDVTIKSTTIGVGDDCISIGPGTKHVKIHGSHCGPGHGISVGSLGRYKDEKDVEDIQVTNCTIKGATNGLRIKSYEDSKSALRATRFVYDDVRMDNVSFPIVIDQKYCPNNICAKASGASKVVVADIVFKNIVGTSATPEAVTLNCANNVPCQGVQLVNVNLKYTGTNNKTMAVCHNALGKSVNVVKELACL, from the exons ATGGGGCCAGcgtcgccgtccacctcgcctcaGCTCACCACACCCGACCAGACGAGAAGCACCAACAAGATGGCGATGGCGATGGCGGGAAGAAGCAGCAGTACCgccgtggcggtggcggtggcggtgtacGCGGTGGCGCTGCTCGTAAGCACGGCGTGGGCGGCGGCGACCCCGGCCAAGCCGGCCGCCGGCGGGGCGCCGTCGATGCCTGCGGGCCCCCTGGACATCGTGCTGCTGGGGGCCAAGGGCGACGGCAAGACGGACGCGACGCAGACGATCATGAAGGCGTGGAAGAACGCGTGCGCTGCGACGGGGACGCAGAAGATCATCATCCCGGCGGGCAACTTCCTGGTCGGCGCGCTGGAGCTGTCGggcccctgcacctcctccatcATCATCCGGCTGGACGGCAACCTCCTCGGCACCGGCGACCTCAACGCCTACAAGAAGAACTGGATCGAGGTGATGCACGTGGACAACTTCTCCATCAACGGCCACGGCACCATCGACGGCCAGGGCCCCCTCGTCTGGGAGAAGAACCAGTGCAACAAGAACTACAACTGCAAGATCCTCCCCAAC AGCCTGGTGCTGGACTACGTGAACAACGCGACGATCCGCGGGATCACGCTCAAGAACGCAAAGTTCTTCCACCTCAACCTCTTCAACTGCAAGACGGTGCTGGTGGAGAACGTGCAGATCACGGCGCCGGGGGACAGCCCCAACACGGACGGCATCCACATGGGCGACTCGGAGGACGTGACCATCAAGTCCACCACCATCGGCGTCGGCGACGACTGCATCTCCATCGGCCCCGGCACCAAGCACGTCAAGATCCACGGCTCCCACTGCGGTCCCGGCCACGGCATCAGCGTGGGCAGCCTTGGGCGGTACAAGGACGAGAAGGACGTGGAGGACATCCAGGTCACCAACTGCACCATCAAGGGCGCCACCAACGGGCTCCGGATCAAGTCGTACGAGGACTCGAAGTCGGCGCTCAGGGCCACCCGCTTCGTCTACGACGACGTGCGCATGGACAACGTCTCCTTCCCCATCGTCATCGACCAGAAGTACTGCCCAAACAACATCTGCGCCAAGGCCTCCGGCGCATCCAAGGTGGTCGTCGCCGACATCGTCTTCAAGAACATCGTCGGAACGTCCGCGACGCCCGAGGCCGTCACCCTCAACTGCGCCAACAACGTGCCCTGCCAGGGCGTGCAGCTCGTCAACGTCAACCTCAAGTACACCGGCACAaacaacaagaccatggccgtcTGCCACAACGCCCTCGGGAAGTCCGTCAACGTCGTCAAGGAGCTCGCATGCCTCTAA